Genomic DNA from Fusarium keratoplasticum isolate Fu6.1 chromosome 2, whole genome shotgun sequence:
GTTTTATTGGATCATGTGCACAAGGGAGAGCCTCAACTCCTTTTTGAGCCCCTTCAGATTTCCACCATGTGACCCCCCTTGGAATAGGGCTGCGAAGAGATGCGATGAACTCGGTCATCGAAAGTTACAGAGAAAGAGTATCTAGGCACACTCCTGATCGCACCGATGACTGCCGTTCAGCTAGTTCATAAAACATTCGCAAACTACTGGTCCAACTAGTCTGCTCTCATCCGGGACGGTTCCTCATAGAGAAGTGAAATCCTCCAAAAGCCAAGGTATTAAAATTGTAGGTTAAACGTACAGACCCCAGCGTTCTTTTTTCCAAAGACAAAAGAAAAAAGCCCTATTTCCTAAGGGCCAACCTCTTTATCGTCCATAGAGGTTGTAGCGATAGGCCTTGTGAGTTCCTCTTTGACATTTTCCGCCTCCCCGTCCCTGTTTGACCTCCATGCCGCGAGCATGCTGGAAAGCTCATCTATAACCCAGCTCTTCCCAATGCGCTGTTTAGCCGAAGACCAAATCTTCCTAGCCTCACAAGCGTCAGGAGAGTAGGCGTACTGAAGGAACTCAGTTCCAACAATCTTTTCAAAGacatccttgagctccttcgCCTCGTCATTCTTAGGTGTCTCTTGAGCATGGGCCCAAATGCGCTCTTCATCTATGTACTCCTCTACGTCAGAGCTCCAGTAAGCCTCAACCCACAaccaagctggaggagcgAATGCAACGACGGCTGGAGCAAAGTGGGCTTCGTCCCAGTCCAAAATTCCTGTCACAGTGGCTGTTTCGTCGTCAGGAGTAGCGACCATGATGTTGCGGGGGAAGAGATCTCCATGGTGGAAATAGTATATTGGCATATCTGGTCCAAATGTTCCGTTCAGTGCCTGCATTGACTTGACCATCTCGATCAAGCCCAGCCAAGGTCCGTCTCCAAATCCTGGTCCCGAATACTTCTGATACCAGCGTAGAAGGCGCTCGCAGAGCATTTCGACTGGGTGCTGTGGCTCGATTGGCTTCTTAAAATCTCCGGCGTCGCCTATAAATTTGAAATCCTTCGTGGGGATGGCTTGGGCGGAAGTCTCGGTCGTCTCGAAATCTGCCAGACCGCCTGTTGGATTGGTGGCTTTCTGGATGTCAAGGGAAAATGCGGCCACCTGCTTCGCAACCAAAATTCGTTGTTGTTGATTCAACTCATTCCAAATATCAATCAGGCGTTGTCCGGGGAGCCTGAGTTGCAAGATATATGGCTGCCCGATAGGATTCGTAGTCGAGGGTTCCTCGTCCATGGCCACTACCCTAGGAATACCAAATTCCGTGTAGGTACTCGCGAGATCCAGGATGCGCCTGTCATAGGCGAGATGTGCCGATTGAAAACGTGGGATGCGAAGCACGTAGTCTCCTGGGGGTAGGGAGTCTCTGGGCGGCGTAGAATTCTCCTTGGGAGGTAGCATGTCTCCTTCTTCTGTATTCTTGATTTgggaagctggaggaggctctggGGCGACTTCTGGTTCCTCTGATGCGATTGCTGGCTTTTCCCGAACGTGTATGCCAATGACTCGGTTGCTAAAGCCGCCCTTCATTCGCTCGATGCGAATGTCTTCCGGGTCGTAAGATGGCCAATAGAGGTGGCATAGCTGCGGAACCTTGTGCTTGAACGTCTCAAACGGCTCGTGATCTTCGTACTCGGCCGTGGAAGTCGGGGACACGCTCCGAATGCTCTCAGTCATGCTTTGAGGACTCGCGCAGGATCCGTCCTGTCTGCTGGGGGTGGGAAGGGCGGtgtgtttgttgttgttgggctGGGAGTGAATCAAGACTGTGCTCTGCCAACAACACCTCACCCCTAGGCTTAGTCATGGAAAATCAGGCGGTTTTGTTTCAGCTCAGTAAAGGAGGGCCATAGTGTAGCTGGGTATGAGGATGGAATAGTTAATTATATCTTCGGTCCCATCTTGAGTATTAAAGTCATCAGTGTGGGATGACGGCAGTAAAAATCTGCATCgctgagcctcctccaaTCAAGGAGCCTATGTCCACAGCGTCGCAGCCCGATGTTTCCCAACATCTTATCGCCAGTTCAAAAGCTTGCTTTCTCCTG
This window encodes:
- a CDS encoding APH domain-containing protein, giving the protein MTESIRSVSPTSTAEYEDHEPFETFKHKVPQLCHLYWPSYDPEDIRIERMKGGFSNRVIGIHVREKPAIASEEPEVAPEPPPASQIKNTEEGDMLPPKENSTPPRDSLPPGDYVLRIPRFQSAHLAYDRRILDLASTYTEFGIPRVVAMDEEPSTTNPIGQPYILQLRLPGQRLIDIWNELNQQQRILVAKQVAAFSLDIQKATNPTGGLADFETTETSAQAIPTKDFKFIGDAGDFKKPIEPQHPVEMLCERLLRWYQKYSGPGFGDGPWLGLIEMVKSMQALNGTFGPDMPIYYFHHGDLFPRNIMVATPDDETATVTGILDWDEAHFAPAVVAFAPPAWLWVEAYWSSDVEEYIDEERIWAHAQETPKNDEAKELKDVFEKIVGTEFLQYAYSPDACEARKIWSSAKQRIGKSWVIDELSSMLAAWRSNRDGEAENVKEELTRPIATTSMDDKEVGP